GATATTCCGTATTGTACAGGAGCTGCTCCGTAATGCAGGTAAGCATGCCAAGGCCTCAAATATTTTCATATCCCTGGAACAGAAAAATGATATATGGCTTACTTACAAAGATGACGGGATTGGGCTGAAGTTGGAGGATCTCAACGATTCTTATCAGCATATGGGTTTATCAGGCATTAAGGAGAGGGTGCACAGCCTTGAGGGAGCGATCGATTTCAGATCAGAGCCCGGAGAAGGGCTTGAGGTTCAAATATCATTGCCGCTAGAGTCAGCAAGTATGGACAGAGAAAGCGAGGAGGATTCAGATGGTTCGAATATTGCTGGTTGATGATCATCCCTCGGTTGGTGAAGGAACCAAGAATATGATTGAGCAGGATCCAGATATGCAGGTCACGGTGTTCATGTCCGCGATAGAAGCGCTGGGGTTGGTGGAGCAGGAGAGCTTCGATGTGATGCTTTTTGATTTGAACATGCCGATTATAAGCGGGATTGAGCTGACGAAGCGAATTATGAAGGTCAGGCCGGAGAGCCGTATTCTGATATATACGGGGTATGAGATCAGTCCTAACTTCAACATTCTCGTTGAATCGGGTGTCAGTGGCGTGGTCAGTAAGACGGCGACTCGCGAGCAGCTACTTAATTCGATCCGCTGCGTTCTACGCGATGAGGCAGTGATTCCGGTATCGCTGTTGCGTCAACTGCGGCGCAGAGAAATTCGTCTGAACCAAGGGCGGGAAGAGAAGTCGATGGAAGAGGTATCGATCAATGAGCGGGAGCAGGAAATTCTCCAGGAGGTCTCTAGTGGAAGCAGCAACAAGGATATTGCCTCTAGGCTATTGATGAGCCAGCGAACGGTCGAATATAATCTGACACGTATCTTCGAGAAGCTTAATGTACGCTCGCGGTCGGAAGCGATTGTTGAGGCCAGACGACTGGGTCTGATTCACTCCAGTGAGTTCGTATAGTGTGAGAAGAGAGAGCCATCCCATCGGATGGCTCTTCATGATATTAGGTAAGGCCATAGAAGCGGCGAGTGTTATCGTACAGCACCTTTCTAGCTTCCTCCAGCGGTATGCCCCGGATATTTGCCCAGGCCGCTGCCGCGTCATTGACCATTTTGGGATGGGTAGTCTGCCCGCTAA
The window above is part of the Paenibacillus lutimineralis genome. Proteins encoded here:
- a CDS encoding response regulator transcription factor, with the translated sequence MVRILLVDDHPSVGEGTKNMIEQDPDMQVTVFMSAIEALGLVEQESFDVMLFDLNMPIISGIELTKRIMKVRPESRILIYTGYEISPNFNILVESGVSGVVSKTATREQLLNSIRCVLRDEAVIPVSLLRQLRRREIRLNQGREEKSMEEVSINEREQEILQEVSSGSSNKDIASRLLMSQRTVEYNLTRIFEKLNVRSRSEAIVEARRLGLIHSSEFV